GACACGCCGGGAGGGTCACGACGTACGGTAGATGGTCCGTCGCGTCCGTGAATCCACCCACCCGCGGCTTTTGCCGATGCGATAGTTCACGGGTGCGCCTCCACCGTCTCACCTGTGCCACCGCGGCCCTGCTCCTGCTGCTCGGCGGCTGCTCCGGGGACGGCGAACGGGATGCGAAGCGGGCGGCGGAGCCGGCCGTCGGCGCCGCGCCGAGCCCGGAGCCGACCGGCAACGCCCTCGGCAGCACCACGATCCCGGAGGTCCTGCCGGTCGCGCCCTACCTGGACCCGGCGAGCGGCACGGCCGACGCCGGCGACGTGGCGAAGGCGACCGGGCAGAAGGACTTCACCCTGGCCTACGTGCTGGCCCGCGGCGCCGGGGACTGCACCGCCACCTGGGGCGGCACGAAGCCGCTCACCGACCCGGCGGTGGCCGCCCAGGTCGCGAGGATCGAGGCGCTGGGCGGACGGACGGTGGTGGCCACCGGCGGCGAGGCCGGCACCTACCTGGAGAGCACCTGCCGGGCCGACCAGCTGACCGCGGCGTACGCCTCGGCCCTGGACGCGGCCGGTGCCAACCGCCTCGACGTCGACATCGAGCAGGAGGTCACCATCGACACGGTGGCCGAGGCGCTGGCCACGCTGCAGAAGGACCGGGGCACCGCGATCACCGTGACCCTGCCGGTGGCCGGCGTGACCGAGGGTCTCACCGGACCCGGCATCGCCCTGCTCAAGGGGATCAAGGCGGCCGGCGCGCGGGTCACCGTCAACGCGCTGACGATGAACCTCGACGCGGCCGGCGGCGGCTGGGGCCGGGCGATGACCCTGGCCGCCGGCGCGGTGGGTGACGACCTGGCGGCGATCTGGCCGGACACCGGGTCGGCGGCGATCTACCGGATGCTCGGCGTCACCCCGATGATCGGGGTGAACAACACCGGTGGCACCACCGCGCCGGACGACGCCCAGTACCTGCTGGACTGGGCCCGGCACAAGGGACTGGGCTTCGTCCGGTTCCGGTCGGTGAACCGCGACGACGGCGACTGCGGCAACGGCACGGTGGCCGCCGACTGCAGCGGTATCACGCAGACGAAGTATCAGTTCACCGCGGAGTTCCGGAAGTTCGCGAGCTGAGCGCGTCGAGTTCCCGGTGGGAGCGGCCGGCTGCCGCTGAACTCCCGCACCGACGCCGCGGAACCCTCGTCACAGCGGCAGCACCACGGCCGACGGCTTTCCGGCGAAACACGTGACGGACATCCGGTAGCGGCTGAGCTCGCCGGCGAAGACCACGGACGCGGTCAGGCCCGGCCCCGGGTCGGCGCGCTCCACCTCGAAGCCCTCGGCCGGCTGCCAGTCCAGCAGCCGCGCGTTGCCGGCCTCGCAGACCGCGCGAACCATCCCGCCCTTGGACTCCAGCCAGGTGCCCACCGCGCCCGGCGCCGAACCGCTGGGCGCCGCGCTGACCCCGCTGGGGCTCGGCACGGGCACCGAGGAGAGGGCCGGGGACGGCACCGA
This window of the Actinoplanes oblitus genome carries:
- a CDS encoding glycoside hydrolase family 18 protein; amino-acid sequence: MRLHRLTCATAALLLLLGGCSGDGERDAKRAAEPAVGAAPSPEPTGNALGSTTIPEVLPVAPYLDPASGTADAGDVAKATGQKDFTLAYVLARGAGDCTATWGGTKPLTDPAVAAQVARIEALGGRTVVATGGEAGTYLESTCRADQLTAAYASALDAAGANRLDVDIEQEVTIDTVAEALATLQKDRGTAITVTLPVAGVTEGLTGPGIALLKGIKAAGARVTVNALTMNLDAAGGGWGRAMTLAAGAVGDDLAAIWPDTGSAAIYRMLGVTPMIGVNNTGGTTAPDDAQYLLDWARHKGLGFVRFRSVNRDDGDCGNGTVAADCSGITQTKYQFTAEFRKFAS